In Nocardioides sp. InS609-2, a single genomic region encodes these proteins:
- the crcB gene encoding fluoride efflux transporter CrcB has product MGFLFVCLGAAIGAPARYLTDRAIQARHDTVVPWGTMTANVVGSMILGLLIGLADAHHVPEAVMLALGTGFCGALTTYSTFSYETFRLYESGARLYATINVAISLTAGLGAALVGLAVGAAL; this is encoded by the coding sequence ATGGGGTTCCTGTTCGTCTGTCTCGGTGCCGCCATCGGCGCACCGGCGCGCTATCTGACGGATCGGGCCATTCAGGCTCGCCATGACACCGTGGTCCCCTGGGGGACGATGACGGCCAATGTGGTCGGTTCGATGATCCTCGGCCTCCTCATCGGCCTTGCCGACGCCCACCACGTTCCGGAGGCTGTGATGCTCGCCCTCGGCACGGGCTTCTGTGGGGCGCTGACCACGTACAGCACTTTCAGCTACGAGACGTTCCGCCTCTACGAGAGCGGAGCGCGTCTCTACGCCACCATCAACGTCGCCATCTCCCTGACCGCCGGCCTCGGCGCCGCCCTGGTCGGCCTGGCCGTCGGTGCCGCACTGTGA
- a CDS encoding CrcB family protein, which produces MSEERFAVAGLPSADENRAGEQRPTDTEHGSIDPDVDLGLPRQRREWTAHRWVLPTISAGGMLGASARHGLEIAWAAGAGGFPWATFVTNVGGCALIGLLMVYVVEVGAGHPLLRPFVGVGILGGFTTFSTYTVQTTGLLDSQEPALALVYLFGTIAAALAAVIIGVVLGRVVLALLRRRARRARARQARAGKGGGS; this is translated from the coding sequence ATGTCCGAGGAACGATTTGCTGTTGCGGGCCTGCCCTCCGCAGACGAGAACCGTGCTGGAGAGCAGCGGCCGACCGACACCGAGCACGGGTCCATCGATCCCGACGTCGATCTCGGCCTGCCGCGCCAGCGTCGTGAGTGGACGGCCCACCGGTGGGTGCTGCCCACGATCTCCGCCGGCGGGATGCTGGGCGCCTCGGCCCGGCACGGCCTCGAGATCGCCTGGGCGGCAGGTGCTGGCGGGTTTCCGTGGGCGACGTTCGTGACAAATGTCGGGGGGTGTGCCCTGATCGGACTCCTGATGGTCTACGTGGTCGAGGTTGGCGCAGGTCACCCGCTGCTGCGGCCTTTCGTCGGTGTGGGGATCCTCGGCGGGTTCACCACCTTCTCGACCTACACGGTGCAGACCACGGGCCTGCTGGACAGCCAGGAACCGGCCCTGGCCTTGGTCTACCTGTTCGGGACGATCGCAGCCGCGCTGGCAGCGGTGATCATCGGTGTCGTCCTGGGCCGTGTGGTGCTAGCTCTGCTGCGGCGCAGAGCCCGTAGAGCGCGGGCCCGTCAGGCGCGGGCCGGGAAGGGGGGTGGTTCCTGA